ACTTGGAGGCTTGGCTCCAGGCCGCGAAGCAGGGACAATTAGAAAACCGAGCCGACTATCAAAACTGGCGCCAGAGCCAAGGCGCTTTGGTTGTGTTGTGGCCTCAAGGGAAAATTCCCAAATCCAAAAAAGAGGTCGTAGCGCTGCTTGCCCAGGAGGGCGTGTGTCTGAGTGATGAGGGAGGATGGTTGTGTTTGCCAAAGCCCTCTTCGCCTCAGGAGCAAGGGCCGTGAAGAAAAATACTCCCTGGTTGACCCTGTTCTCTGCCCCTAAACCCTTCGACCGGCCTCATATTGCCCTGATCCAGCGCAACGCCATCCGTTCCTGGCTGGCGTTGGGCCCTGAGGTGGAGGTGTTGCTTCTCGGCGACGAGCCTGGCCTGGCAGAGGCGGCTCGGGAATTCGGCGTCCGCCACCTCCCCGAGGTGGAACGCAACGCCCACGGCACGCCGCTGATCCCCTCGATGTTTGCCCTGGCCCAGGAAGCCTCCCAGGCCCCTTATCTCTGCTACCTGAACGCGGATATTGTGCTGCTTCCCCATTTCCTGCCCGCCCTGAAGGCTATGGCCGCCCAGGTGGAGGGTTGCTTTTTGGCGGTGGGCCAGCGCTGGAACCTGGAGGTCACCGAGCCCCTGGCCTTCGGCCCGGAGGCTGAAGTGGCCTTATGGGCACGGGTGCGGAATGAGGGACGCATGCATCCCCGCAACGGCATAGACTTCTTCGCCTTTCCGCGTGGCTGCCTGAACGCCATCCCGCCCCTGGTGGTGGGCCGCGCCGGGTGGGATAACTGGATAGTTTACCACGCCCGCACCCAGGGCTGGCCCGTGGTGGATTTGACCCCCTCGGTGCTAGTGATCCATCAGAACCACGACTACGCCCACCTGGCCGTGCCGCAGGGCAGGCATCCTTACAAGCAAGAGGAAGCCCAGCGCAATGTGGAACTGGCCGGCGGGCTGCACCACATGTACACCATTTGGGAGGCCAGCCATGTCTTGGCCCGTGGGCGCGTGCGTCGCCAGCCGTTGCGGCTGGGAGGGCTTATCCATAAGGTAGAATTGAGGTTGCAGCGGCACGGCTTCCCCCATCACGGCTGGAAGCGCATCCTCATCCGTCGCCTGCGGCGGTTTCGCTTTTGGCTGGAGCGGCGCGAGGCAGCCCGCCGCGTGCCCCCATGGCCCCAGGGCCGGTGAGTTACCCGCCTATGCTTGCCACATGGGTGGGGGCTTTTTTGCTGTGGCCCCTGTCGGGCCTCCGCTTAGACCATCAGCCTGTGTATTGAGGAAGTGTATGCGTCTGGGACAAAACCCCGTCAAAGTGGCCCGTCCGCCCCTGCCACCGCCCCAAGAGGTGACCGTGGTGGTGGTCAGTTTCATCCCCTACCTCAGCGGCTACTTCGAGCGTAGCTTGGAGGTGCTCCAAATCAGCTTGGAGAGCCTGTGGACCAACACCCGCGTTCCCTTCGACCTGCTGGTTTTCGACAATGCCAGTTGCCCTGAGGTGCGGGACTACCTGCTTCAGGAACATCAGGCCGGGCGCATTCAATACCTGGTGCTCTCCGAGAAAAACGTGGGCATTCCGGGGGCCTGGAACTTCGCCTTTCAGGCTGCGCCGGGCAGGTATGTGGCCTTTGCCGACTACGACATTTACTTCTACCCCGGCTGGCTGAAGGCCCACCTGGAGGTGCTGCGCACCTTCCCCAAGGTGGGTATGGTCACGGGCACGCCCATCCGACCGCCGGTGGAGATTTCGTCCAGCACCCTGGCCTGGGCCGAAGCCGACACCGAAGCTACCTTAGAGCGGGGCGTGTTGCAGGCCTGGGAGGATTACCGCGCCCATGTGCTCAGCCTGGGCTTCAGCGAGGAGAAGGCCGAGCGCACCTACCGCGAGAGCGAAGACATCCGTCTGCGCTACCGGGGCCAGGAGGTCTTCGTCGGTGCCGGGCACTTTCAGTTTGTGGCACCCAAAGCGGTGCTTCAGGAGGTGCTGCCCCTGCCCCTGCGCCATGCCATGGGGGACGAGCGGGAGTTGGATCGCCGTATCAACGCGAAAGGCTATCTGCGCCTGTGCTTGCCCCGCCGTTATGTGCAGCATATCGGGAACGTGCCTTCGCCGGAGATTCTGGCCCTGGCCGGACGCCAAGTCCCGGCCCGGACGCCAGAGGGCGGGCACCGTTCCCGCAGGTGGCTCTACACCCTGGCGGATTTCCCCTGGGTGCGTCGGCCCCTGCTGTTTCTCTACAACCACATCTTCCAACTGTACTACAAACGGGTGAGTGAGTGAGATGAGCACGCCGCGAGTGATGATCAGCGCCGACCACGGTCTGGCCGTGGTATACTTTTTGCAGAGCGGTGTAGTGCCGCGCCTGTTGGAGGCGGGCGTGGAGGTGGTGTTGCTCAGCGACGATGCCCTGGTCGACCGTCTCCGGCAACGCTTTGGCCGTCCGGGCCTGATTTTTGAGGGATTACGCCTGGAGCAGGCCAAACGCTACTTCCGCGAGGAGGCGTACCGCTTGCAGTGGTGGCTGGACTTCTTCCGCCGGGCCGGAGCCTCGAACCGCATCAATTTGGAGGCGGTGGAAAGTTACATTCGTCAGGTGGAGTACGAGGCCCACGCCCGCCGCAAGCGGCTGATGCCTTTCGCTAAAGCCGTGGTGGGCGTGTTACGCCGCAGCCGGGCCGCCCGGCAGGCGTTGGGGCGGCTGCAGCGCCGCTTTACCCCCCACCTGTACAATGACCTGTTCGCCCGCTACCGCCCCGATTTGGTCATCGCCGCCACGCCCGGCTGGCGCTACGACCGCTACCTGCTGCGTGACGCCGCCGCCCAGGGCATCCCCACCGCTGCGGTCATCGTGGGCTGGGATAATTCCAGCAGTTACAGCCTGCCCGGCGCGCCGGTGGAGCACATCACCTGCTGGTCGGAAATCCAGAAAGAAGAACTAGTTCTGGGGTCGGATTGGCCTCCTGAGCGGGTCCACATCGGCGGGATCCCGTCGTACGATGGCTATTTCCTGCGGCAGTGGGTCATGCCTCGTGGGGAATACTTCCGCCTCCACGGACTGGATCCCGACCGCAAGTTGATAGCCTATGCCTGCAGTTTCGTGACCTTCTCCCCCAACATCCAGAACATTGAGGCCCTGGCCCGCCTGGTGGCCGAGGATCGCCTGGACTTCCCTGCCCAACTGTTGGTGCGCCTGCACCCCAACCACTTCATGGATCGTGTGCCCCGGTTCGCCCGTGAGCGGGAGCAGATTCTGTCCCTGGCGCGGGAGTATCCGCATGTGCACGTGGTCGAGCCGGTGCCTTTGGGTGGTTCGTTGGGCTACTATTCGGGCGAGGATATGCCGGAGAAGTCCTCGATGATGGCCCATGCCGATGTGTTCACCACCGTGTACTCCACGATGGTGGTGGAGACAGCCATCCACGATACGCCGGTGGTGAGCGTGTGCATTGACCACCCGGAAGGGTGGCCGGGGCACTTCTCGCTGCGCCTCTCGGAAATTGGAGGCTGGCCTACCCATTCGCGCTTTCGGG
The sequence above is a segment of the Anaerolineae bacterium genome. Coding sequences within it:
- a CDS encoding glycosyltransferase family 2 protein, translated to MRLGQNPVKVARPPLPPPQEVTVVVVSFIPYLSGYFERSLEVLQISLESLWTNTRVPFDLLVFDNASCPEVRDYLLQEHQAGRIQYLVLSEKNVGIPGAWNFAFQAAPGRYVAFADYDIYFYPGWLKAHLEVLRTFPKVGMVTGTPIRPPVEISSSTLAWAEADTEATLERGVLQAWEDYRAHVLSLGFSEEKAERTYRESEDIRLRYRGQEVFVGAGHFQFVAPKAVLQEVLPLPLRHAMGDERELDRRINAKGYLRLCLPRRYVQHIGNVPSPEILALAGRQVPARTPEGGHRSRRWLYTLADFPWVRRPLLFLYNHIFQLYYKRVSE